The Zea mays cultivar B73 chromosome 7, Zm-B73-REFERENCE-NAM-5.0, whole genome shotgun sequence DNA segment CTTCATTTTCTGGAACTATGACTAGTTTTTAATATAGTTTCATAAAATTGGCACCAACTTGTTTACTTGTAATTTTTTTTTGGCTGTTTAGATGCTCTTTTAGTATTCTTATACGTATCTTGAAAATTTTTCAGGCTGTATTGTCTGAGACAAGATCACAGCAGGCAGCTTCCATGACTGAGTTTAAATGGCTTGGTCGCACTTTTCCTATTACAAATGCAAAGACCCGTGTCTCTATTTTGAAAGGTATATAGTTCTAACTTCTGGAGCAATATTTTGCAGGATTACCATATAAAACTTCCCTTTCGTTTCGAAATGAGATCGTATAAAATTCAGGTCATGATAAAATGACTGATTATAGAATCCTTATTTGAGCAATTTTCTTGCTGCAACTTTTTAGTTTTCTATTTGTGGACAACTCTTTAATTGAGTTATATGATCAGCCCAGCAGCTTGAGAGAGACTTGAGTGCTGCAGCCACAGAATCAGTTGCTGCTGACAAAAAGCTTGCTATATTTGATAAAATATTTTCTGCATACCATGATGCTCGGAGCTGCATCCGCAATGACCTGGTATGCAATTTGTTGTTTTTACTTGCTATACTTAGTACAGACAAACGTACTAGAAAATAGAGATGTGTTATATGATAGTTACAGTTTGTATTTTAACATTTTTTTTTCTGAATGTAGGCTTCTGCTGGCAATGCTGAGGATATAAAAGATGACCTGAATGGTCTTGACAAGGCTGTTAGTGCTGTTCTAGGATTGAGAACTATAGAACGTAACCAGTTACTTGTTAGCATTGGTAAAAGTAAATTCACAAAGCATCGAGATGAAAAAAATGAGCGAACCACAAAGCCAGAAGAACTTGTTCGGCTATATGATCTGCTTATTCAGGTATGTTTGTTTTCTGTCACATCCTCTTTTTAGACATATTTATCATGTCTTTACTAGACTTCGTGTGAGGCCGCTTTTTTCAGAATGTAACGGACTTGACAGATTTAGTTAGCTCTGGAAGAAACAAAAATGAAGAAGAAAACTCTTTTATTCATGAGTATGAGCTGAAAGGCTTGGCTTTCCGAGCTGAGAGGTTTGTTACACTGTATCCAAGTTTAGCGTACTCTTTAACGACCAGCTTTCTTTACACCATTCTCTCTTTTCACAATAACTTTTATATCTTCACCTTTTTACATGTTGGTTTGTCTGTCTTCCTTGCTATCTGCACCAATTATGTATATATCAAACAACAAACTAAAAGATAGGTTAAGTAAAAGTTTGATGCAATGCCACTTGCATAGTAAGTAAATCACTTACCTGTTTAAATCTTTCAGGTGGTTAACAAGGTTCAAATATGTTTAAATCTAATCCCTGGTGGATTATCCTTATTCCTTACATGTTTCACTTTGAAATATTGTGCAGATGTTTCTTTTTGGCTAAGTCATATAGTTCAGCAGGCAAAAGAGCTGAAGCATATGCATTATTCTGCCATGCCCATACTCTCACTGGTTCTGCACTGCAACAGCATTCAAACAGTCATGACAAGGTTTGCCACTGAAACAATCAACTCTAAACCAGCAGCTTGCAATCTTTTTTACTGGCACATCGCTTCCAATTCTGAGGACTACTAACGTGAAACCTGGATACTAGACTTAGGGAGTTTAATTTGTTGGCCGGTAATCTATAGTTTATGGTTTTATCTATGTTGAAGCAAATTGAATCACAAGTTAATTGACTTTGTTGGCAGGTTAATCTTAGAACATAGTTGCATTCAAGGAAAAAACATATTTAATAACATAGTTCATGTGCTTCACTAAGTTGAAGCAAATTGAATCCCAAGATAATTAGGCTTTGTAGGGCTTTTCCCATTATCTTCGTTTTTCTAATTATTATTATTGTAAGAAATTCGCTTAACTTATGCATGCTCATTTTTCACAGGCTTTAATACAAGATCTGGAGTTTCTATCTAACAACTGTAGATCAAATAGCTGCATAGAACATGCAACAGGCATTATGGAGGAGGAGATTGTTCCTTTAAAACTTTCTAAAGGAGTCTCAACTATGTCACTTGCTGATAAtaaaacaaaggtatgtttctgttATGAAATATGCCCATGTAAGCACGGAATAAGTCTTGCATTGGTAGGGCACCTTATGATCTAGGTTTGCACCCAGTTACTTCTGATTTTTAGATTGGTTGTGCTATGGTGTCCAATTTGGAGGTTGATGCCACCGTTTTTTTTGACTTGTATATACTATTCAGGGTGCCTCTGGGGGTTTCAGTTGGTGCCACCATTTGAACTTCACATACTATGATCTGGTTCCTCTTGGGAATTTATTACAGCTCATGTGTATAGATTTGCATTTGTCAAGTGACAGTTGCAGAAAATATTGATCCACACATTTGAGCAAAGCATAGATGAAATTACAAACCTGAGTATGCCTGTATATTACCCCTCCGTAAAAGAATGCAATTCTAGCACAATGCCAAGTTAAAGTATCTTGAGTTTGACCAGCTATACATAAAAGATATTAATATTTGAGATTCGAAATAAGTATCATGATTTTTTGCATAATATACTTACCTGGTGTCATAAATGTTAATATTTGACCTATATATCTGGTAAAACTTTAGATGCTTTAACAAAGAATGCACCTAGAATTGCATTCTTTTTGGGATATAGGTAATATTAATATTATGAATTTATGACCTGATATGTTTGGCTGCCAGTAACTGTTTTTCAGTCTATCTTCAATGTTGTAAGTGGTTCAGTCGACTAGTTCCCACCTTGTGATTTTTGTCTTCGACATGTGATACTTTGCACATCAAACCAAGTTGGTAGCTTATATATATAGACACATAGATACTTATGATATATTTGTATTTTGCAGGAGAACAAGTATCTCCTTGATATGCTAGAGAGCTATGAATCAGCGATTGGTGAGCCGAACACCAAAGCTCCATGTCGCATTGCTCAATTCCCACCTCCTTTCCAAGCAGTTCCATGCAATCCTATTGTGCTTGACATGGCTTACAACTCAGTTGAGTTCCCAAACCTTGAGAACCGtatgaaaaaagaaaagaagggTCTTCTGAGCAGGTTCTGGGGTTGAAAGATGGCATATGCCTAGGATTTTGGTACATTGTCCCATCATTTGATATGCTTTGTGCATGAACGGTGTAAAACTAGAATGTCCTGATAATACCTCTCTGATGGGTGAAAGATCTTCAGTATTCCGCCCAAGGATTTTTGAGATTCTTTATCAGAAGGTTAATTTAGCCGTTGCAAAGTACATCTAGCTCGGTGACTGATCAGCATAACCTTTTGCTGTTACTAAATTTTGAGCAATGACTGATTTCTTGGATTATCGATATTTAAGTTGATTCATTTTCATATCCCAAAGTAGGCAGGGAACAATAATGAAAATGTTTTCAATATTAATTTACCTTGCTACTCAATTAGGTATAAAATTTTATATTTCCATGCTATATAAAATGTGCAGCAATGATTGAAGTTTTGGTAGATTGTGTTGGTGCGTGTTCCTGGGAAAAAAGGGCCTATACCCAAGGTCGTAATTGTGGAACAAAAAATCAGTCACCGACATTTCTTTACGGCGTTTTTTTTGGGCACTGTTTAATTTTTCTTGTTTTTGTTCTAGTGATGCGATTACGGCGGAGATGAATAGTCCCCCTTTAGGTTTAGTGACACCTGTATTTAGGGTAAATCTAGGCGCGTATTACATGTGTGCTAGAAATAagtttcacacatatgatgactcatgataTAAAAACAGAcgttatatctttattatataatataaGTTTTGtataaaatagttaaataattatatCATATAAAGATAATGATTCTTCACAAACCATATTTGACTGGGAGACGGCGTCCTAAACCTTTCAGAAACTTATCGCGACATTCTTCATGCTtctcatcttgcggtacctatTCTTAACTTGGGTGGGGGATTGAGTACTATAAGAGTGAGCTCATATACTTTCATTGtttaacaagttgtggggaataaagtGCATAAGCTCACTTACGATGGGATTCATGTGAAGTATAAGACTTATCAAAGATGATgattaaggctgagcattgcttttaaatttGGTCAAAGTTtttttagcagttactaagtataagtagataccaacccaattaagtaattgATCACCATTgataataaatcccacaatgcgATACAAATGACAAataaagtttaattccataaattaatcatgtgagtgtctgagccgcttatgatcgtgagcacagctgatataccagttttacactctacagaggttgcacatcattTCCCACAAGGCGTGTTTCCCGTTTAGCCattgttagctagacccttagacactttcaaggtgaatggctagagatCCACCGCGAGACATTtctaaagttccactagttcgagaaaacccgctacagattcaggaagaaggaagcatagaaatccatcgcccgaaaagctttacagacagtttgacctaaggacctccctatactctgcagcgacgcgCTTCccacttgcccctttcgggtaaggtaatctctccttagctttcctaattacttggtcaatgacatcccattccacccttgtggtagcactgttttcccattctccatgttccaattaacacaataattTTATCATGGacaataattaaaccaacaatattaatggaacatgattataatctctactacttattaaggcggtaaggggtatactgtcattccgtgttctgtcattcccattcccccctccctgcactgtctttctcattctccccgcccattcccattcccggcTGCAATTCCGTGTTCAGTGTTATGCCATTCCCATTACCCCCTCCCCGCACTGTCTTTCTTAtcccccctccccgcaaatcCTATTCCCCCGTGCATCTCACTCCTAGCTAAAactaaattaaaaaaacacaaatgtggccccaatgggattcgaacctacgacctctcaagcaaatgtgctcgtagctaccactacaccacatgtgtgtttatgtcaatatatgttacagtaaaaatatctactacatctctcctaaagcccacctgctacctttgcacaatgtgtagtagtaaataattatcaacgagattcctgaattatatttttggatggagggagtagtatttaaagaagagtcttgcatgcaatttattttgtttgaataatgttttcaacttaaattcttttttatatgtgtgacatttattctctgtaatattttttctatggatctgacttgtgagtcattttcataaaccaacgccaaagatgaatccatgtttcttacttagaaaccctgaacaaacaccactggcaggaggcgctcgcattggcgtcgctcatcgacgacgagaagaagcttggcgactgccaattcgacctctggaagcagtactacgtggccgcatgcgtcactgtgttcggcaagctccggcgcagccgccgcttggacgcggtccagagcggctgcaccgcgctgtccatcttcaaatagggggacctcatggtcgtcgccaacgccggcgactctcgggttgttctggacaccgcatccgacaacggcgccgtcacaccgtccaactcatcatccacctgaagctcaacctcccacgtaagtcactactgaccggccatgaattcttgtgcgctgggacgacggccgttgctgacgttgtgtgagtgtcctcgaacaagatgtatgtagaggagtagcacattcggtggtgcaacggctaggtgtactacctcgctgatgagcccggggtgcacttcgtttggcagcctagccaagagtcatcagtactcgccatgtcgtgcgcgttcgaggactactatatcaaggactatggcaTCATCTTGGCACcataggtgacgcagaggaggaccgaaaaCAATGATCACTCGCCGTCGTCGAGGTAGCTTTTGTGcctgcctgcctttaattctcttcgcaaacacacacactcgcttttttgtttaagcaagcgtgtatggtggtgcgtacctgatgactAACAATGTATGAGGGAACTTCTACCGACAGGTGtgacacgtgctcttcaatgatgagaccatgcaaatcgtggcatatatcgaagtctgcatgatacttgtcgggtaccataattaggggtacccccaacactcctaaactcggctggtaatcaccatcagcgcaagccacagagactgatgggcatgattcaggtcaaagcttcgtccactcaagggacgcgatctcgcctcgcccgagcccagcctcgggcaggaacggtGCTCCTAGACGAatccacgcctcgcccgaggacctcctcaagcaacgggcgcaccctcgactcgcctgtggcccagctcgggcaggcttcacagcgaagcaaccttggccagatcgcctcgccaaccgaccgtatcgcaggagcattcaatgcgaggatcgcctgacaccttatcctgacgcgcggtcctcagtcgacagggccgaagtgaccgcagtcacttcgcctttccactgaccgacctgacaggaaaacagcgccacctgccccgctccgactactgtgccacccgccagtgtgaggctgacaacagctaagtccagcctcaggcgcaacaggaaactccgcctcgcccgacctcaggtctCGGCCCCCGccttggcctcggaaggtggtctccgcctcacccgaccccagggctcggcctcaacctcggcctcggaaggtggtctccgcctcgtccgaccccaggcctcggcctcaacctcgacctcggaaggaatcgtgtcctcgcccgaccccggcctcggcctcaggaggagtctccgcctcgcccgaccttaggctcggaccgaccacgccacagggggtacatcattgccctacccctagctagctcaggctacggggaacaagaccgacgtcccatctggctcgccccggtaaacaagtaatgatggcacccccgcgtgcgtccatgacgacggcggttctctaaccccctacgg contains these protein-coding regions:
- the LOC100192526 gene encoding uncharacterized isoform X1, whose product is MAERAWSHAMEKKTAGTNAKQRIYMLGRFRKAVKWASLFSQLCSVKGDSRTSLEAEAYASYMKGALFFEQDKNIDAAMINFKNTRAIYEELGKYGSIENQLLCRQRIDEVEPMIDFCSHKLGGSYLQAHELLDTANDLLKAKMEAVLSETRSQQAASMTEFKWLGRTFPITNAKTRVSILKAQQLERDLSAAATESVAADKKLAIFDKIFSAYHDARSCIRNDLASAGNAEDIKDDLNGLDKAVSAVLGLRTIERNQLLVSIGKSKFTKHRDEKNERTTKPEELVRLYDLLIQNVTDLTDLVSSGRNKNEEENSFIHEYELKGLAFRAERCFFLAKSYSSAGKRAEAYALFCHAHTLTGSALQQHSNSHDKALIQDLEFLSNNCRSNSCIEHATGIMEEEIVPLKLSKGVSTMSLADNKTKENKYLLDMLESYESAIGEPNTKAPCRIAQFPPPFQAVPCNPIVLDMAYNSVEFPNLENRMKKEKKGLLSRFWG
- the LOC100192526 gene encoding uncharacterized LOC100192526, which codes for MSKPADQQPSDMQVDSSVAEEKPAIRFSINVLELMREAQMQHGLRQSDYTRYRRYCSARLRRLYKSLKFLHGRGKYNRRNITESTVTDVRFLHVVFYMAERAWSHAMEKKTAGTNAKQRIYMLGRFRKAVKWASLFSQLCSVKGDSRTSLEAEAYASYMKGALFFEQDKNIDAAMINFKNTRAIYEELGKYGSIENQLLCRQRIDEVEPMIDFCSHKLGGSYLQAHELLDTANDLLKAKMEAVLSETRSQQAASMTEFKWLGRTFPITNAKTRVSILKAQQLERDLSAAATESVAADKKLAIFDKIFSAYHDARSCIRNDLASAGNAEDIKDDLNGLDKAVSAVLGLRTIERNQLLVSIGKSKFTKHRDEKNERTTKPEELVRLYDLLIQNVTDLTDLVSSGRNKNEEENSFIHEYELKGLAFRAERCFFLAKSYSSAGKRAEAYALFCHAHTLTGSALQQHSNSHDKALIQDLEFLSNNCRSNSCIEHATGIMEEEIVPLKLSKGVSTMSLADNKTKENKYLLDMLESYESAIGEPNTKAPCRIAQFPPPFQAVPCNPIVLDMAYNSVEFPNLENRMKKEKKGLLSRFWG